A single window of Streptomyces sp. NBC_00464 DNA harbors:
- a CDS encoding class I adenylate-forming enzyme family protein → MDEAGWFRSGDIGRLDGQGLLYAVGRLKGVIISGGENIYPAEIENVLADCPGVREAAVVAMPHSRWTETPVAVVCPEGDEPLSTADVRAFAGGRPARYRTPTAVILRDTLPRNGSGKVDKPALRARLLASGATTGE, encoded by the coding sequence ATCGACGAGGCCGGATGGTTCCGCTCGGGAGACATCGGGCGCCTCGACGGGCAGGGCCTGCTGTATGCGGTCGGTCGGCTCAAGGGCGTCATCATCAGCGGCGGCGAGAACATCTACCCCGCCGAGATCGAGAACGTTCTGGCTGACTGCCCGGGCGTGCGCGAGGCGGCCGTCGTCGCCATGCCGCACTCCCGGTGGACCGAGACGCCCGTCGCCGTGGTGTGCCCCGAGGGCGATGAACCGCTCTCCACGGCGGACGTCCGCGCCTTCGCCGGCGGCCGGCCGGCCCGCTACAGGACTCCGACCGCGGTCATCCTGCGCGACACCCTGCCGCGCAACGGCAGTGGCAAGGTCGACAAGCCGGCCCTGCGCGCCCGGC